A genomic stretch from Solanum stenotomum isolate F172 chromosome 8, ASM1918654v1, whole genome shotgun sequence includes:
- the LOC125874662 gene encoding transcription factor bHLH81-like — MQRGTAGAGGGGLSRFRSAPATWLEALLESDTENEVILNPSSPILHTPNKPPPHPSTPKLKLETGGATRFTGDPGLFESGGSSNFLRQNSSPAEFLSHISSDGYFSNYGIPSSLDYLSPSVDVSQSAKRTRDGDSESSPRKLASQLKGESSGKLHGSGGSLDAEMENLMDDLVPCKVRAKRGCATHPRSIAERVRRTRISDRIRKLQELVPNMDKQTNTADMLEEAVEYVKFLQRQIQELTEHQKKCTCSMKDQ, encoded by the exons ATGCAACGTGGAACTGCCGGTGCCGGAGGAGGTGGACTTTCCCGTTTCCGTTCAGCTCCGGCGACATGGTTAGAAGCACTACTTGAGTCCGACACTGAGAACGAAGTTATTCTTAACCCTTCTTCTCCCATTTTACACACTCCCAATAAACCACCACCTCACCCATCAACTCCGAAGCTTAAACTGGAAACCGGCGGAGCTACTAGGTTCACTGGCGATCCGGGTCTGTTTGAATCCGGTGGCAGTAGCAATTTTCTCAGGCAGAACAGTTCTCCGGCGGAGTTTCTTTCACATATAAGCTCTGATGGTTACTTCTCAAACTATGGAATTCCGTCCAGTTTGGACTATCTTTCTCCATCCGTCGATGTTTCGCAGTCCGCTAAGCGAACCCGAGACGGTGATTCCGAAAGTTCGCCCAGAAAATTAGCATCCCAGTTG AAGGGAGAGTCAAGTGGGAAGTTACATGGTTCTGGTGGGTCGCTGGATGCTGAAATGGAGAATCTCATGGATGATTTGGTGCCTTGTAAGGTTCGAGCAAAGCGTGGCTGTGCTACCCATCCTCGCAGCATAGCGGAGCGG GTTCGTCGAACGCGTATAAGTGACAGAATTAGGAAGCTTCAGGAACTGGTGCCAAATATGGACAAA CAAACCAACACAGCCGACATGTTGGAAGAAGCAGTCGAATACGTCAAGTTTCTGCAGAGGCAAATTCAG GAACTTACGGAGCATCAGAAGAAATGCACGTGCTCAATGAAAGATCAATAA